DNA from Rhinoderma darwinii isolate aRhiDar2 chromosome 6, aRhiDar2.hap1, whole genome shotgun sequence:
atgtgtggtcatgcccttacatggGCAACATACTGTGGGGCCCTTATattaggcactatatggtatagttatttgtgcactgtatgacagtacacCATATCTAGGGGGCGCCAACGCAACGTACCACACAGGGCATCATCCAATATAAGGCCGACCCTGGTGGATTGATGATACAAACTGTATGGTCTATTGGAACACCTACCCTGCCTGGAACGAAACGTAACAGTGTGCCGTATCTAATTATTCGTGTGGTCATGAGGGTGCACAATGTTTTTGGTCTGTGTCACTACATACTATATCTGGTGGCAGATGAAGGTTTTATTTCCAATGACAATTTACTTAATGGAATCTCCACTGCAGATGTGGAAGGACAGATGTCGTCAGGGTGTTCCAGAGTCATCTGGTCATTGTCCGTGGTACCTTCCTCTGAGGTTTCGAACCCTGAAGAGTACACAAAATATATTGTCTACGAAATTAGAAGTGACATAACTGTGATCTGCGGAGGAACTGACCCTTACCGTTATGGTCTACAGGCCGTGGCATGGACAGAACATCCTCAGTTATAGTAGGTGCTATAGGTTGAACATTTTCCGATCCATCGAACCTGGTttctattaaaatacaaaaaaaaaacgagtAATACAGTAACAACAGGAGTACGGTGGATCACAATTATGCTAGTTTTCAGAGTGCCATCATCTTTCAGTACCTGACTCTTCCCTGAGAAGGCTCTCGCTCATATGCAGGTTTTGTACCAGGCTGTGGCGGTAAATGAAGCTGCCGCCTCCACATTGCTGGCATCTATGTGCATGTGGCTCAAGAAATAGTGCGCACTTGTGATGGATGCTCCTGCTCTGTTCCCGAAGCCATAACTCATAAGCGGTTTCCTGCAGCAAAGGCGTGCAGAAGTGCATCACCCGGCAGGGCCATTGTTCTATTGGGTCACCAAAGGcccaccagggtgcccagcctaTGAAGAGAAAAATAAGGTCATATGTTTCCAGTAGGGGCATGgctatctttaaaggggttctccgtttTGGACAACCTCTACTTGTTAGAAgcatcccttgacaataagctgatcacaaagtgtcctcctgctgggaccctcagcaatcagctgtaatctgttgggaaacctggcagcaagtgtttgattttcctgcagcgccaccgcaggggaaatgaagcactacacagtgtccattcatatcaatatgttgtctgtgtaatacaggacaggtcctccagagagagagacgccctatgtaaccgctctccactctgaccaagagatgaggatcctgaacagaggaccccagatattaattcagaattccctaatggggTGTATGACAATTGGTTTTCTAAAGTGGTTAGTGGTTGACGGCTGTAGGTTAGAGGTTGACGGCTGTAGGTTAGAGGTTGACGGCTGTAAGTTAGAGGTTGATGGCTGTATGTTAGAGGTTGATGGCTGTATGTTAGAGGTTGATGGCTGTATGTTAGTGGTTGATGGCTGTATGTTAGTGGTTGATGGCTGTATGTTAGTGGTTGATGGCTGTATGTTAGTGGTTGATGGCTGTATGTTAGACGTTGATGGCTGTATGTTAGAGGTTGATGGCTGTATGTTAGAGGTTGATGGCTGTATGTTAGAGGTTGATGGCTGTATGTTAGAGGTTGACGGCTGCATGTTAGAGGTTGACGGCTGCATGTTAGAGGTTGACGGCTGCAGGTTAGAGGTTGACGGCTGTAGGTTAGAGGTTGACGGCTGTAGGTTAGAGGTCGATGGCTGTAGGTTAGTGGTTGATGGCAGTATGTTAGAGGTTGATGGCTGTATGTTAGAGGTTGATGGCTGTAAGTTAGTGGATGATGGCTGTATGTTAGTGGTTGATGGCTGTATGTTAGTGGTTGATGGCTGTATGTTAGAGGTTGATGGCTGTATATTAGAGGTTGATGGCTGTATGTTAGAGGTTGATGGCTGTAAGTTAGTGGTTGATGGCTGTATGTTAGACGTTGATGGCTGTACGTTAGACGTTGATGGCTGTACGTTAGAGGTTGATGACTGTATGTTAGAGGTTGATGGCTCTATGTTAGAGATTGATGGCTGTAAGTTAGAGATTGATGGCTGTATGTTAGAGGTTGATGGCTGTATGTTAGTGGTTGATGGCTGTATGTTAGTGGTTGATGTCTGTATGTTAGTGGTTGATGGCTGTATGTTAGAGGTTGATGACTGTAGGTTAGAGGTTGATGGCTGTATGTTAGTGGTTGATGGCTGTAAGTTAGTAGTTGATGGCTGTATGTTAGTGGTTGACGGCTGTATGTTAGAGGTTGATGGCTGTATGTTAGAGATTGATGGCTGTAGGTTAGAGGTTGATGGCTGTAGGTTAGAGGTTGATGGCTGTATGTTAGTGGTTGATGGCTGTAAGTTAGTGGTTGATGGCTGTATGTTAGTGGTTGACGGCTGTATGTTAGAGGTTGACGGCTGTATGTTAGTGGTTGACGGCTGTATGTTAGAGGTTGACGGCTGTATGTTAGTGGTTGACGGCTGTATGTTAGAGGTTGACGGCTGTATGTTAGAGGTTGATGGCTGTATGTTAGAGGTTAATGGCTGTATGTTAGAGGTTGATGGCTGTATGTTAGAGGTTGATGGCTGTATGTTAGAGGTTGATGGCTGTATGTTAGGGGGTGATGGCTGTATGTTAGTGGTTGATGGCTGTATGTTAGAGGTTGATGGCTGTATATTAGTGGTTGATGGTTGTAAGTTAGAGGTTGATGGCTGTATGTTAGTGGTTGATGGCTGTATGTTAAAGGATGATGGCTGTATGTTAGTGGTTGATGGCTGTAGGTTAGAGGTTGATGGCTGTATGTTAGAGGTTGATGGCTGTATGTTAGTGGTTGATGGCTGTATGTTAGTGGTTGATGGCTGTATGTTAGTGGTTGATGGCTGTATGTTAGTGGTTGATGGTTGTAAGTTAGTGGTCGATGGCTGTATGTTAGAGGTTCATGGCTGTAAGTTAGAGGTTGATGGCTGTATGTTAGCGGTTGATGTATGTTGTTGGTGGCTGGTATTCGTCATTATTGGTTGTGGCTCTTTGTGACTGGTGTTTAGGCCTTTATAATTTTGGCTGATGGCTGAAAGTTGGTTCTTTTGAAAGTCCTAAATGGCTTAGTCTATCTATTATCATAACTACTTTCCTTTTTCCCCTTCCTGGGGGGTACCAGTAGGACAGCAACACATCTGTGTATGGGTAAGTGCCCAACTCCTTGTGTCTTGTCCATTGCTGTTTGTTGCACACTCCAAGATGTGTGACTTGACCAAGGAATTAATGGTGACTTTCAACTTGCCCCGTGCCCCCTCTGGCAAGACATGTCTGAGTAAAACAGTGCTGAACTTCTGGCCAATCAGTGCTGCACACTTTACCAGTATTTGCTGAGCTGCCGTCATATTATCCAACTGAGAAAGAGCTATACCTGCATATGGAGGGGGAAATGTTAGGACTAGTGTCCCTCATTATGAAAACTCCAAAAGCGCATGGATCGTTGCTTCTGCAGGTGCACTTTGAAAATCATACATGGATACGAGATCTATAAGTGCCAAACCTTTCAGTGGATATGGGAGTTGGATGTTCTGGAGATTTACAGCTTCGTTCAATTTACAAGAAAATATTCTGTCTTCTGTCTGCTCCTGGACCATGGACATCACCTTACGGGCGTTCATCCACCTGCTGAGAGCTACAAGTGAAGCAATAAGAATAAGATGTGTTGTGTGGCGGCTGTAatttacaaaaataaatgaaatgtatCCTTGGAGGGAAGCACTATAGATGTGTACAGTTGTATAGTCTATTGTCCACACATTACTCACATCTGGGCCTTTCCACCGCCTCCTTTTGGGCCTGACGGCAACTCTTGACTTGTTTCAGAAGGTTGTCGACCTCATCACCTTCATCTCTTTCAACTGGCTCCAGCATCAGGATTTTGTTATAACGCAAACTTTTTAGCAGCTCATTCAGGTAATAAGGAACACCATGGCTCCTCTCTATTAACAGCCTGCAGAGGAGAAGAGAGGCTACACATTAAAGGACTAGTTCACTTTGGaaaatctctacttgttagacgAGTCCCTTGACGAGCTGCTCACAAAGTGTTCTCATGCTGGGACTTCTAGTgatcaggagtaatcagtgggaaAACCTGTcaggaagtgttcaatttctccacagcgccaccacagggaaaactaAGCATTACAAGGCTGAATTACATCCAGCCAATCAGCTGAATATTAAAAACCCTGTTGGTCATTGTGTCAGAAAATACCCTTCATCCATCTGTTCTGCACTGAACAACCTTTGGAAGATGGCAAACATCTCGTTACCAAGTAGGGAAATCATGGACTTGATTGACACGAGGAGGGTAACCCAATCCTCTAAAAATCAAGGTATTTACAGTGAACTAAAATGAAATATTGTCATCTTGATGGATATTCAGAagaaataggtccaaaattctgtgctgaatgATTTCATAATATATCAATACAATGGTtagagctcagtttttctgatacagagcttcaaatccaAAGCTTCCCTTCACACAGTAATGAGTTAAAAGGGTTTTGCGGGACTAATATTGATGGCCCGTCCTTAGGAGaagtcatcaatattagatcagtgggcGTCGGACTGAcgacacccccaccgatcagttgATTGGAGGAGCTGCGGCGCTCCTGCGACTGCTTTGGCCTCTTCATTATTTTCCAGGCACAGCAACTaccaaatgaatggagcagtaACTCCACGAACCCCTTTTGGCGACTTACATTTCCAGTTCGCTGGGAATGCTGATGACCCCCAGGCTGTGACAAGCAATGTCGGGAATAACGGTTGGCTCCAGTTCTTTCAGATGAACATAGACGGTGTTTGGGCTCCTGAGCACATGTGCCGCCGCTTTGCTTATCTGTTTCTCATAACGAAAAGGGCGCAATGCCATCACCAGAAACAGGGGCACAGAATCTGCGATTTCCGAGAGGAATTCCCAAGAAGCAGCATCAATGTACTGAGCATCATCGATAATGCACACAATCATCGCTTCCTCTGCAGCCTGCGGGAGAGATAATTGGGAAGATATAGGGGCACAATTATAAAACATTTGCACAGACCATTCTTTGCAGTAGATCTAGAGTAGTGAATGCAAACTTATTCGTGCCAAATGCCACATTTTTACATGTTCGTTTCGTGGCTGATAGATTACGGTTTAGGGGTGTGGTTTAATTTGTGCCTCATGTGTCCTATTTtgtatgcccaaaaaaaaaaagagccaatgGTTTAGACCAGGCGTACATTGCAGAAGGAGTTTTCTATTGGCTGAAAGTTTGTGCACCATTTCTGTGAATTTGGGACACGTCCAGTAGAAATTGCCAATGGAAACCACGACGGCAAAATTTTACTTTTTATAAATGTGCCCCATTATGTCTAAAACTGATGGAACCTAACTGGGTAACTGTCATCTCAGCTCCCACGATGAATTACTCTCTAGTAAGGGCATGTCCACACAGAGgaaattttgcggcggaatccgcctcccattcatttaaatgggagtCGGGCGCTTCTTTTTCCGTCTAACTGACTTTTTCAGCAAGAAAAAGGAGCGTCCTGCTTAATATTCGGGCGGATTCTGcctgaacctcccattgaagtcaatgggagaaggaatcttcctgccgacgaCAGGAATAATTCTGCAGCGGACGCTCCACGCAAAAGCggccgtgtaaacagggcctaacagggtaccagcagaattctgaatttaGCTTTATACCTGActggaaaataaaatataatttaactcaaaataagTCAAGTAAAGCTGCTGGGTGTATCCTCTATTAcgacatacccttacaatatacCTGTTGGAGGATTCGGATCATCAGCTTCTCCATCTCCTTATATTTTACATCTTGGTCCATCAGGGACACTTCCTCAGTGATGGGAAACTGAAGAACACAAACACAATGATGCCAGATCAGTGTAAAGGAGGAACCCTTGTAAAATAATCCCCGTCCCCTACTATAGAATTATCAGATCTCGCTGCTGCGGAGCATTGTGCAGGATTGTAAGTAGGTGACAGATAAAAgggaatatgactgcaggatcagactacacagggtttgtttgtagtctgttaccatggagacacatagttctACATAGGTGCTGTAgatattatataaaaatatttttttaattgaaaccatttgcaatgataCTTCATTTTTTTAGTCACTTGTAGACATGAGGTGTCCAGTACATAAACTTTACCTTGACCAGGAAAATATTATTGAACAAGCAGAGATTCTTCACGTTCTCGCCGTCTGAGATTTTGCTCAGTACAACTTTTTCCCTTTCTGCAAATCCCCTACACCCGTCAATACGAAGAAAGATCGCCATGAAATTCTGCATCGTATATAATGGCTGCCTCCTGTTCATCTTGCTCAGCTCCAGGGCAATGACCCTGAGAATAGGAAGGATATCAAGTATATTAAAAGGATCCAAATTAATAGCGATCAGGAGATGTCCAGAAGTGGTGGAACTACAAATAGCAGCATGCCTTGGTACATCTCATTCAATAGCAATCACAGAGCCAAGGTTTGGGGATGCATAAGAATGGATCCAGAAATAATTTAGGCATTTCCCAGTTATATCTGTTTCcgggaaaactgggtgacaactaatatgtCAGCCATTGCAGCTCCCACAAGGGTTGTCCCCCAGCTTTCCCACACATGAAGCTGATGATATAACTCACCTGTAATCATCACATTGCGCCATATAATGGATTTCAGCCAAAATCTGAGTTTTACCAAATCCTCGGGCACCTTCATAGACCAGCACACGCTGACAGTCCTGCCACCTGCAGTCCCTGCTGCAAGTGAATTCTTTAACTGAACTTCTGAACAGGTCAATTTCCATATCGCGACCTGTAATAGAAAACCAGctgtaaggctgtattcacacatacAGAtttagatgcagtttttggtgcagatttttgagccaaagtctgGAGTCAACCTTAAAAACGGcatgtgtgaacgcagccttaggatCTGTTCATGAATTGGTCCTCCCTCCTTTACTATATTTGTGCACGACTACTACTGATTGTAAATATGTTGTCATACTGTATGGTCTGACCCGGATACGAGTGTATGGTGTGACCTGGGCCCACGTGTGCATATCTgctagggtaaattcacacaatgcagttttggtgcagtttttgcctATCTTGTGTAACCGCTAGGCTTGTGTCACGTTGACTTGTTACCATTATGAAATAAACCTCCTTGTGAGTAAAGATACGTCTGCAATTTACTTCCTTGTCATCTCCGATATCTTCTGTGCCATTCCTCTGCGGGGCTACACCCGGGCCAAAAACCCTTGAGTCAAACATTACATGACCACGTATAAGGCTACATGATGTTCCCTGCAACCCAAATAGTTGGCCGCATGGAGCTACCCCTGTGTTATCAGGTGATCGCCTCTGGTCAGAAAAGCTGGACCTGGGATGACTTATTcacaggtgtaacttgaagcagttgggccccaatgcaaaatctgttatagggccccccacctaccatgtgtcatttataattctTGTGCTATGTCTGCACCCCCTAAAGCTACGCCCTTGATTTCATTCTAAGAAGGGGATGTCCAGCTGGGACTGATGGAATTTTCTTCATAGATCAGAAAACTTTAAATTCTTTAAAAAAGTTGACGTTGTTAATTGTAAATGCCATGATCGGTCAcgtcatgctgggagttatagttcctcAACAGATGGAGAGTCACAGTCCATAAATACCGTAGAATTTAGATACAATCTGTATTATGGCTACTAAACAAACTACTGACTTACCCAGCAGGGGGCGTTTTTCATCCCTTTCCGTGGTCATGTACGCTTTTCCTATTGTTCTGTTCCAATGGTAAAAGAAGATTCATATTAAATCCCGGTTAGAAAGCACATGGGTAAAATACAGGTTTAATAGCACGCTAAGTCATTATGGCGCAAACCCTATCGCATCGGCAAAGGGTATCTTTACTTTTTCCTGGCATTTGATACTTGTCATTTTGATATATTTAACATCaacaggtccaaaattctgtcctaattaatttcataatatatctgtatagggatgttagctttgtttttctgacacagggctccaaatcccctgcgtaGACATAGAACTAAATGATAAAAATAGATTTTcctccagccaccactagggggagctcacccaCACATATGTGTACAGTTAATATGGAAATCAATGGAAGCAGGCAATCTGGCGCCCCATGTATGCTCTTTTAATGACGAGTTCTCTGATATCAAAACAATAATATAACGCTGGTCAGATTTGGGGCAAATATTCCCATCCAGGGGTTGTCAAGTCCATGTAGATAAATCTGTATCATTGTATAACTCTAAATCTAGGCCAGCGCCATTTCTCTCCATACTCACGTTTCTTCCTTGCACCCCAGGTACTGGTACAGGGTCCCAGGGTTGGCCACACCTTTCATTTCTTTGGGTGGGAGTTCACTGAACAGATATGCTGGAAGCTTGGAATCTTGGTACGTCTCCGGATCACATGACACTAACCCGGGGTAATGCATCATCATGCGGGCCGCTAGATTCACCTTTCTGCCAATGACTGCACAGTAAGATGACGAGAAACATGACTGATCCTAACAAGGACAACTCCACCCGAAATACGACTAGAACGGAACATTGTACCAGGTGCTAGCAATGGgcatcatcatcgtcatcatcatacAAGCCCATCCCAACCAGctccattattataatcactaaaCATTAGAAAAGTCAATTTGCTAATTGTACTCAGGACCCCTATACCTGTGTATTCATGGCGGGCTGCATGGCCAACTACCCCACAGAAGACTGGGCCGCTGGTGACACCAATGGAGGCAAACCTTTAACACAAGAAAGACACAAAGAAAATGAATGTAGTAAAACTTTTACAAAAAATAGCTTCTGTGTCTCTAAGTGATGTTCTATGGCACAAATTAACAAAATATTACTCTGTGCCTCCAAATAGGAATCCCTATGGTATTCCGTATTAAAGAACGGTGTTTTGTAACTGCAGAACAGGAGTCGAcgaaggatcagactacacacagactttgtttgtagtctgttaccatggggacacatttttaattaagactactTGCaaagttgtttcttttttattttagatgcattggagcaattaaaatggtttaaaaaaacaaacatacataccctTTAGAGGGGTTGTCCTGGATGCTACTAATCTCAGGCAACCCTAGAACATTGTTTGCCCTTCCTACCTGAGAGATACAATGCTCTCTGAGCAGAAGCTATGTATGTTGAAGGCACGATGTAGGGCATGTGCACACTCATCCTCCTGTTTGTCCCCTGGAAGCCCAAAGACGCACAAAAAAGTGCAACCCTGGAAGGAACAGAAAATATCGCAAATAAATGGAACTGATATGTTCAGATGTAGGTCCAGCTATTCTGAGACATCCGCATAGGTTGTAGACATAATGGGTCAATGAAGAGTCTTACATTTCCAGGTATATCCTTTCTTACACTCACCTTGTCAAATGCAAATATCTTGTTAATTCTACCACGATGACGACTGATCTGCTTGAGGATGCCCATGGTGGCATCTTGCATGGCTTGACACAGCAACTCAATAGAAGAACTTTCATGGAATTGCAAATTCAGGAACAGCACAGTCACCGGTCTCATCTCAGAGAGATACTCCAAGGGTTGGTCATCATCCAACTACAGTAGAGGGAGAGGAAATGGATCAGTGAAGACCACTGGAGTATCATGAAGTTCTAATGTCTTCAGACAAGACTACCTTCCGCAGCACGGTCTCCATGACGTACTTCCGCAAAATCTGCTCTAGGGTAGGACTGGGGCTGAGAAGTGACACTTTCCTGTAACCTTCTACAAGAAGAAAAAAGTAATTTAGTAGCTTGAGCTTCTTTGTATGGTCTTATACAATATTTCCATTGACGAGGTTCTATACAGCTATTTTTCAAGACATGGACAAACAtgtccagcatgtccaggttaaTCTGCCCTTTCTTCTATTCATCAAGAAGAGGGTAAGAAACATTGGACACAAGATGGTAGGAtccgactacacagggtttgtttgtagtctgtaaccatggagacacatagatttaCATAGGTGCTGTATAGAtaaaacggtaggatatttttaatcaaacacTATCTAAATagatacttcttttttttttttttaaatgtattgatGCAATATTACATTGGGTGAGATTTATTGATTCGGTTTTAAAATTAGACTAAgactagaccagacaggcagaaatTGTGCTAAATGGATCACAGTGGTGCAGGCTTTATGATAAGTTTGACGCATCTTGTTATGTTAGGCACTTTCTCTTACGCCAACTGGCTGGAGTAGTTTACACTAATATTTTGCGTCAAAAGAATAGTACACACCATTAATAAATCTGGCGCATTTTACGACTACTCTTAGCCACTCCCCTTTTTTAGACACTGTTAAAAACCATCGAATCAggtctaaaaaataataaatttggtgcacgaCATGTACATCAGGTTTTTGGTGCAATTTAAGGCATAATTCGGGTGCATTTTACTTTGTAAATCTCCCCTAATGTTTGCATAAGTATACACACCCCTTTTTAATCCTATCATTCAGTTTAAATGTATTTACCATGTGCATTAGGCTCATGTTGAAGGTGATTGCCATATTCTTGTAGGTGTGCTTCTAAGTCAAAGCTTGTCTTCCTCTTAATGTAACGCAGCTAGAGGAATGGACACATGCACGAAATATAACAACCTTTAATAAATCATATTAAATCATCAGAATGGCAACCGAAGAAACACTACCACCTGCTCTCCATGTCCTCGTCAGTCAATATGCCCTTCTAGTCTTATCTCCATGTGGCACTAGAGACAGTTTTTCTTCCTTATGAagtagagctattttgcatatttttcccaggaagcattgcCCTAAAGACTCTgtaccagctggatctccacaaggaaaATCAGTACCATTCGGGAATTCATACATATGGTATCTCACACAACCAACCATAAtgctactctgtactgatgaggagcaactaaTCCGAAACCCTGCGGTCTACAGATTGGAGTCTATGATTTGGCCAATAACCCGAGTCAAGTTACAAAGCTCTATAAAGAgttggacattgacttacaggttcTTCCCTATAGGTGGACCTAGAGAGACAATTTACTTCTAAAGTTCTCTGCATATCCTTAAAAGCACATATCTCTCCATGTCTTACCAACCAATATCTCCATATAGTCTAATCTCCATGTCGTCACTGGCACATATCTCCATATAGTATTCCCTCCATACACTTACCAACACATATCCCCACCTGCTTTATTCTCCATGTCATCACCAGCACATATCTTCATATCATATTTTCTCCATTTTATCTTCTCGTTATGTCATCTCTAgctaatatctcctcctattgttcccttcatgCCCTCAGCAGGATATCCATCCATCTTCTCTCTACATCCAAACCAGCACATATTTTCGTTTGTTCTTTGCTCCATGTCCCCACCACAGATTTCCCCAGTTAATATTCTCTCCATTCCCTCAACTAGCATTCATCTCCATTAAGTATTCTTCCATGTCCACATCATCTTGGTCTGCTCTTCGCACCTTGTACCTACCAACAAATACCTCCATCTAATATTCTCTCCTTGCCTTCTTCTAGCATACATCTCCATCTGGTTTCTTCTCACCAATACATGTCCTCACCCGCATATACATCTACTCCCCTCTACATCCTCATCAGCACATACTGTATCTCTCTGCTCTTCCCTCCATGTCCTCACCAAGAAATGTCTCCTTCTAATCTTTTATCCATGCCCTCATCCAGCATACATCTCCATCAAACCTTCCTCCATGTCTACGTTTTGGTGTCTAGTTTTCCCTTCATGTCTCCACCAACTAATATCTCCATCTGGTTTCCTCTCGCAAATACAATACATCCAACCCATCTATGTTCGGTCCACCTTAAAAATCATATTCTGACATGACACAGTGAGAGATATTACCAGTGGGGATCAGTGGacattaaagtccaaaaaaactaaaacaatgaCCAGTCGCAATAAAAATCAAACAAATCAAATAATATTATGACGTGAAATACTCCACCTATTATGCTCTACAAGGACTAACCTTTACTGCACGCTCCTCAGGGATTCTCTCCGTCAGTATATTGTGTCGGTCACACAGCTCCCAGGCATTGGGTGACAAAATGATGGAACTCGCTTCAGCCAAACCTTCCGCTAAACGCACTTCATCCACGGTCCGGCCCACCACAACAAAGAACTCTTGGGTTCTGTTCCCTATAACAATTTTTGATAATCGCCCGGCAGAGATGGCTATAAAAGAAGGAATCAGaacactagtatagaaaaccctgCATGGGATTAGTGGAAGACTTCATCATGGTAATTGTATCACATCCCAAGAAAAAATGTCTGATGGAAAAAGAAGGTAGCTGGACATTTCAGATAGACGTTCtcaattatttt
Protein-coding regions in this window:
- the ADCY10 gene encoding adenylate cyclase type 10 isoform X1; translation: MAEQAVLQTLGKVTAHVPDLVIYGNLMKKLPCIENFHGVLLFADVSGFTALTEKFSSANKKGYGADQLTKTLNSYMGDIVDHVLVAGGDILNFAGDALLALWKVRRDQLSEVITLAVQCSMKIQETCGVRATQVGVELRVKIAISAGRLSKIVIGNRTQEFFVVVGRTVDEVRLAEGLAEASSIILSPNAWELCDRHNILTERIPEERAVKLRYIKRKTSFDLEAHLQEYGNHLQHEPNAHEGYRKVSLLSPSPTLEQILRKYVMETVLRKLDDDQPLEYLSEMRPVTVLFLNLQFHESSSIELLCQAMQDATMGILKQISRHRGRINKIFAFDKGCTFLCVFGLPGDKQEDECAHALHRAFNIHSFCSESIVSLRFASIGVTSGPVFCGVVGHAARHEYTVIGRKVNLAARMMMHYPGLVSCDPETYQDSKLPAYLFSELPPKEMKGVANPGTLYQYLGCKEETTIGKAYMTTERDEKRPLLGRDMEIDLFRSSVKEFTCSRDCRWQDCQRVLVYEGARGFGKTQILAEIHYMAQCDDYRVIALELSKMNRRQPLYTMQNFMAIFLRIDGCRGFAEREKVVLSKISDGENVKNLCLFNNIFLVKFPITEEVSLMDQDVKYKEMEKLMIRILQQAAEEAMIVCIIDDAQYIDAASWEFLSEIADSVPLFLVMALRPFRYEKQISKAAAHVLRSPNTVYVHLKELEPTVIPDIACHSLGVISIPSELEMLLIERSHGVPYYLNELLKSLRYNKILMLEPVERDEGDEVDNLLKQVKSCRQAQKEAVERPRSLSRWMNARKVMSMVQEQTEDRIFSCKLNEAVNLQNIQLPYPLKGWAPWWAFGDPIEQWPCRVMHFCTPLLQETAYELWLREQSRSIHHKCALFLEPHAHRCQQCGGGSFIYRHSLVQNLHMSESLLREESETRFDGSENVQPIAPTITEDVLSMPRPVDHNGFETSEEGTTDNDQMTLEHPDDICPSTSAVEIPLKKRFRPRIHKVMSVTSEPRPELMFLQRMDSFLQQLESKDPSSLVGCSCDQILEAVVSPLTHHWMEVGNWAKTMYYLLESAAAAKHISNNYLALSFLNKAETLLTDMKKQKHSEEWEQDSNQDISRFDIACMYGMKGEVLFNLGQVENAEILLRKSLRHLQRWFPSTVPGAAVKLLVENAKIGLSHRRHRQAQELCPAQASSLPIVIEQIRFLSLLWQIHSAWGGIGGHVRALLAAKMEVICAESTKDQSKIIQAYADYFQCCKRLRQRRSCEHFAALSLQLSSRLEPSVQTLNTILHLSLALSHFKLCFGHLSDAIEFGRRAQTLAFLLDKMIMEYRILPILIKILFLSNRYRELVSVVGRMESLINTYQTVKFRAWFYIICLDVLLEGGFAVRGMDECLEFVDNFHTHSVITMENQIKLNLFSSLALWFCRLQEWDLFQTFFQTAKTLLPQTDSSFFTLCGFSKLLECQVLLLRKSMEEKSEDWDIVSDNTDQLIKTFKSRCKTAPVFLSRLYHLKAFVMLLYGYKERVHTYLQRALDCARDHENRLEEGWIRLNIDCWFEDLTQDPWLEAAAEMPPWEDDAGMDSEIFIRRKFLLKPLPVPVAEAPLAEELPDVDKDIME
- the ADCY10 gene encoding adenylate cyclase type 10 isoform X2: MGDIVDHVLVAGGDILNFAGDALLALWKVRRDQLSEVITLAVQCSMKIQETCGVRATQVGVELRVKIAISAGRLSKIVIGNRTQEFFVVVGRTVDEVRLAEGLAEASSIILSPNAWELCDRHNILTERIPEERAVKLRYIKRKTSFDLEAHLQEYGNHLQHEPNAHEGYRKVSLLSPSPTLEQILRKYVMETVLRKLDDDQPLEYLSEMRPVTVLFLNLQFHESSSIELLCQAMQDATMGILKQISRHRGRINKIFAFDKGCTFLCVFGLPGDKQEDECAHALHRAFNIHSFCSESIVSLRFASIGVTSGPVFCGVVGHAARHEYTVIGRKVNLAARMMMHYPGLVSCDPETYQDSKLPAYLFSELPPKEMKGVANPGTLYQYLGCKEETTIGKAYMTTERDEKRPLLGRDMEIDLFRSSVKEFTCSRDCRWQDCQRVLVYEGARGFGKTQILAEIHYMAQCDDYRVIALELSKMNRRQPLYTMQNFMAIFLRIDGCRGFAEREKVVLSKISDGENVKNLCLFNNIFLVKFPITEEVSLMDQDVKYKEMEKLMIRILQQAAEEAMIVCIIDDAQYIDAASWEFLSEIADSVPLFLVMALRPFRYEKQISKAAAHVLRSPNTVYVHLKELEPTVIPDIACHSLGVISIPSELEMLLIERSHGVPYYLNELLKSLRYNKILMLEPVERDEGDEVDNLLKQVKSCRQAQKEAVERPRSLSRWMNARKVMSMVQEQTEDRIFSCKLNEAVNLQNIQLPYPLKGWAPWWAFGDPIEQWPCRVMHFCTPLLQETAYELWLREQSRSIHHKCALFLEPHAHRCQQCGGGSFIYRHSLVQNLHMSESLLREESETRFDGSENVQPIAPTITEDVLSMPRPVDHNGFETSEEGTTDNDQMTLEHPDDICPSTSAVEIPLKKRFRPRIHKVMSVTSEPRPELMFLQRMDSFLQQLESKDPSSLVGCSCDQILEAVVSPLTHHWMEVGNWAKTMYYLLESAAAAKHISNNYLALSFLNKAETLLTDMKKQKHSEEWEQDSNQDISRFDIACMYGMKGEVLFNLGQVENAEILLRKSLRHLQRWFPSTVPGAAVKLLVENAKIGLSHRRHRQAQELCPAQASSLPIVIEQIRFLSLLWQIHSAWGGIGGHVRALLAAKMEVICAESTKDQSKIIQAYADYFQCCKRLRQRRSCEHFAALSLQLSSRLEPSVQTLNTILHLSLALSHFKLCFGHLSDAIEFGRRAQTLAFLLDKMIMEYRILPILIKILFLSNRYRELVSVVGRMESLINTYQTVKFRAWFYIICLDVLLEGGFAVRGMDECLEFVDNFHTHSVITMENQIKLNLFSSLALWFCRLQEWDLFQTFFQTAKTLLPQTDSSFFTLCGFSKLLECQVLLLRKSMEEKSEDWDIVSDNTDQLIKTFKSRCKTAPVFLSRLYHLKAFVMLLYGYKERVHTYLQRALDCARDHENRLEEGWIRLNIDCWFEDLTQDPWLEAAAEMPPWEDDAGMDSEIFIRRKFLLKPLPVPVAEAPLAEELPDVDKDIME